Proteins co-encoded in one Arachis hypogaea cultivar Tifrunner chromosome 11, arahy.Tifrunner.gnm2.J5K5, whole genome shotgun sequence genomic window:
- the LOC112720690 gene encoding probable purine permease 11 isoform X1, whose protein sequence is MEIVQELQLESTEKNSSKDRTSVFHQHQQKKQTMLKRYRKWFCVSVYIIFLLAGQSAAVLLGRLYFDKGGNSKWMSTFVQSAGFPVLLPLLFYFSSSSRQSKSNNNSKDSFKNTKPKVSSLILLYIGFGLLLTGDNLMYSYGLLYLPVSTYSLLCATQLAFNALFSYFLNSQKFTAFIFNSIVLLTISASLLAINSDSGESSGIPRGKYIIGFLCTVFASAVFSLYLSLMQLSFDKVIKRKTFSSILGMQIYPSFVATTGCVVGLFASGEWKTLHNEMQSYQKGSVSYVMTLVWIAVTWQVFSIGMIGLILEVSSLFSNLISTLSLPIVPVLAVFFFHDKFSGVKAVALFLAIWGFISYIYQHYLDDQKAKADKSDDAVEASKGEVEVC, encoded by the exons atGGAGATAGTTCAAGAGCTCCAGTTAGAAAGTACAG AGAAGAATTCAAGCAAAGACAGAACCTCTGTCTTTCATCAACACcaacaaaagaaacaaacaatgtTAAAAAGATACAGAAAGTGGTTTTGTGTTTCTGTATACATAATCTTTCTCCTAGCAGGCCAATCTGCTGCTGTCCTTTTAGGAAGGCTATACTTCGACAAAGGCGGCAACAGCAAATGGATGTCGACATTTGTTCAATCGGCCGGCTTCCCGGTGTTACTTCCGTTGCTCTTttacttctcatcatcatcacgacaatccaaatccaacaacaacAGCAAAGATTCCTTTAAAAATACCAAACCAAAAGTTTCCTCCTTAATTCTCCTCTACATAGGCTTTGGACTTCTATTAACTGGTGATAACTTGATGTATTCATATGGACTTCTATATCTACCTGTTTCCACATATTCTCTACTATGTGCTACTCAACTAGCCTTCAATGCATTATTCTCTTACTTCCTCAATTCCCAGAAATTCACAGCATTCATATTCAATTCCATAGTCCTTCTTACTATATCGGCTTCCCTGCTCGCAATCAACTCTGATTCTGGCGAATCGTCTGGTATCCCAAGAGGGAAGTACATAATAGGCTTCTTGTGCACTGTTTTTGCATCTGCTGTGTTCTCCTTATACCTCTCTCTGATGCAACTTTCATTTGACAAAGTCATCAAGAGGAAAACATTTTCTTCCATATTGGGCATGCAAATCTACCCTTCCTTCGTTGCTACAACCGGTTGTGTCGTGGGGTTGTTCGCGAGCGGGGAATGGAAAACTTTGCACAATGAAATGCAAAGTTACCAAAAGGGGAGTGTGTCATATGTAATGACTTTGGTTTGGATTGCTGTGACATGGCAAGTATTTTCAATTGGTATGATAGGGTTGATTTTGGAGGTGTCTTCATTGTTCTCCAATCTTATAAGCACTTTGTCCTTGCCTATAGTTCCAGTTCTTGCTGTTTTCTTCTTTCATGATAAGTTCAGTGGTGTTAAAGCTGTTGCTTTGTTTTTAGCAATATGGGGATTCATTTCCTATATTTATCAACATTATCTTGATGACCAAAAAGCCAAAGCGGATAAAAGTGATGATGCCGTTGAAGCTTCAAAGGGTGAAGTAGAAGTTTGTTGA
- the LOC112720690 gene encoding probable purine permease 11 isoform X2: protein MLKRYRKWFCVSVYIIFLLAGQSAAVLLGRLYFDKGGNSKWMSTFVQSAGFPVLLPLLFYFSSSSRQSKSNNNSKDSFKNTKPKVSSLILLYIGFGLLLTGDNLMYSYGLLYLPVSTYSLLCATQLAFNALFSYFLNSQKFTAFIFNSIVLLTISASLLAINSDSGESSGIPRGKYIIGFLCTVFASAVFSLYLSLMQLSFDKVIKRKTFSSILGMQIYPSFVATTGCVVGLFASGEWKTLHNEMQSYQKGSVSYVMTLVWIAVTWQVFSIGMIGLILEVSSLFSNLISTLSLPIVPVLAVFFFHDKFSGVKAVALFLAIWGFISYIYQHYLDDQKAKADKSDDAVEASKGEVEVC from the coding sequence atgtTAAAAAGATACAGAAAGTGGTTTTGTGTTTCTGTATACATAATCTTTCTCCTAGCAGGCCAATCTGCTGCTGTCCTTTTAGGAAGGCTATACTTCGACAAAGGCGGCAACAGCAAATGGATGTCGACATTTGTTCAATCGGCCGGCTTCCCGGTGTTACTTCCGTTGCTCTTttacttctcatcatcatcacgacaatccaaatccaacaacaacAGCAAAGATTCCTTTAAAAATACCAAACCAAAAGTTTCCTCCTTAATTCTCCTCTACATAGGCTTTGGACTTCTATTAACTGGTGATAACTTGATGTATTCATATGGACTTCTATATCTACCTGTTTCCACATATTCTCTACTATGTGCTACTCAACTAGCCTTCAATGCATTATTCTCTTACTTCCTCAATTCCCAGAAATTCACAGCATTCATATTCAATTCCATAGTCCTTCTTACTATATCGGCTTCCCTGCTCGCAATCAACTCTGATTCTGGCGAATCGTCTGGTATCCCAAGAGGGAAGTACATAATAGGCTTCTTGTGCACTGTTTTTGCATCTGCTGTGTTCTCCTTATACCTCTCTCTGATGCAACTTTCATTTGACAAAGTCATCAAGAGGAAAACATTTTCTTCCATATTGGGCATGCAAATCTACCCTTCCTTCGTTGCTACAACCGGTTGTGTCGTGGGGTTGTTCGCGAGCGGGGAATGGAAAACTTTGCACAATGAAATGCAAAGTTACCAAAAGGGGAGTGTGTCATATGTAATGACTTTGGTTTGGATTGCTGTGACATGGCAAGTATTTTCAATTGGTATGATAGGGTTGATTTTGGAGGTGTCTTCATTGTTCTCCAATCTTATAAGCACTTTGTCCTTGCCTATAGTTCCAGTTCTTGCTGTTTTCTTCTTTCATGATAAGTTCAGTGGTGTTAAAGCTGTTGCTTTGTTTTTAGCAATATGGGGATTCATTTCCTATATTTATCAACATTATCTTGATGACCAAAAAGCCAAAGCGGATAAAAGTGATGATGCCGTTGAAGCTTCAAAGGGTGAAGTAGAAGTTTGTTGA